From the Octadecabacter antarcticus 307 genome, one window contains:
- a CDS encoding LysM peptidoglycan-binding domain-containing protein yields MITGGLVSALAIAVAMYLRPIPDQSSAQPAPIQNPVQDRGQDVALESVVPDPVAEEDIGASPPVDEGQVLQPADRPPEAIVTLRDLRFEPDGGFVVSGLATPNLPVAAMVNDVEVERVMASADGTFFVVGFLGFSDTPRILTVLSDPDGAAMLPDRTFALAANPAPTVVAIAEAPDTPPEVPAGENGTPDVAEAQAQVVTGVAADVVTQVAPSPVVETPSGASTETPNDEPVAALDQTPDEMSDETPVETIAQAPVAVVDQAPVEAVNTEKPVVTATEIPADTPTPDPTPAEQTPTEVVIASEDAQSNPSNPSTPAILAITPDGVEVIQPAIAADTPPEVMSNVALDAITYEPSGDVTLRGRATLQGEDGFVQVYVDNTPVSRLPIDENGTWRGDLPDVDAGVYTLRIDEIDAEGDVVSRIETPFLREDPENVIAAMAEDVANPNFTVATRTVQPGATLWAIAEERYGLGILYFKVFEANRDRIRDPDLIYPGQVFTIPPPDRKDVSPDDSGGDN; encoded by the coding sequence ATGATCACTGGTGGCCTTGTATCGGCGTTGGCGATTGCTGTTGCGATGTATCTACGACCGATACCGGATCAGTCCAGCGCGCAGCCTGCGCCCATCCAAAACCCAGTCCAAGATCGGGGGCAAGATGTGGCGCTTGAATCCGTCGTTCCTGATCCCGTCGCCGAAGAAGACATCGGCGCGTCCCCCCCCGTAGATGAAGGGCAAGTGCTGCAACCCGCGGACCGGCCTCCTGAAGCCATTGTCACATTGCGCGACCTGCGGTTTGAACCCGATGGTGGGTTTGTTGTGTCCGGTCTGGCCACGCCGAACCTGCCCGTCGCCGCGATGGTGAACGATGTTGAAGTCGAACGCGTCATGGCCAGCGCGGACGGTACGTTCTTTGTCGTCGGTTTCTTGGGCTTTTCAGATACGCCGCGGATATTGACAGTCTTGAGTGATCCTGATGGGGCGGCGATGCTGCCGGACCGAACGTTTGCGCTGGCCGCCAATCCGGCGCCGACTGTTGTTGCGATTGCTGAGGCGCCTGATACCCCGCCAGAAGTCCCCGCAGGCGAGAATGGCACGCCTGATGTTGCTGAGGCTCAGGCGCAAGTGGTCACAGGTGTAGCGGCAGATGTCGTCACACAGGTCGCGCCATCGCCAGTTGTTGAAACACCGAGCGGCGCATCCACCGAGACACCGAATGATGAGCCAGTTGCCGCGCTCGACCAAACACCCGATGAAATGTCCGATGAAACACCCGTAGAAACCATTGCCCAAGCGCCCGTCGCAGTTGTTGACCAAGCACCGGTTGAAGCCGTAAATACTGAAAAACCTGTCGTGACAGCGACTGAGATTCCGGCTGACACGCCAACACCAGACCCCACTCCAGCAGAGCAAACGCCAACAGAGGTCGTGATTGCCAGCGAAGATGCGCAAAGCAATCCATCCAACCCGTCCACCCCCGCCATTCTTGCCATCACGCCAGACGGCGTCGAGGTGATCCAGCCAGCGATTGCAGCGGACACGCCGCCAGAAGTCATGTCCAATGTCGCCCTCGATGCCATCACCTATGAGCCGTCTGGCGATGTAACCTTGCGCGGCCGCGCCACCTTACAGGGTGAGGACGGGTTTGTGCAGGTCTATGTCGACAACACGCCCGTTAGCCGCCTGCCAATCGATGAAAACGGCACTTGGCGCGGCGATCTGCCGGACGTGGACGCCGGCGTTTACACCTTGCGCATTGATGAAATTGACGCGGAGGGCGACGTTGTCAGCCGGATTGAAACGCCGTTTCTGCGCGAAGACCCTGAGAATGTGATTGCGGCCATGGCCGAGGACGTAGCCAACCCGAACTTCACCGTGGCAACGCGGACCGTACAGCCCGGCGCGACACTGTGGGCGATTGCAGAAGAACGCTACGGGTTGGGGATTTTGTATTTCAAAGTATTCGAGGCCAACCGCGACCGGATTCGCGACCCCGACCTGATTTATCCCGGTCAGGTGTTCACGATACCGCCGCCCGACCGCAAAGACGTTAGCCCAGACGACAGCGGGGGCGACAATTGA
- a CDS encoding LOG family protein, whose product MTPSTSFKRSFSVCVYCGSRDGADPAYAQAATECGTMLARNGWRLVYGAGDVGLMGRVARAAQAAGGDTFGVIPQHLLDWEVGKTDLTTFIVTETMHERKKVMLMNADAVVVLPGGAGSMDELFEAVTWRQLGLHAKPIFVLNTNGYWDPLLALMDQIINQGFADASLRDFLNVVPDVDTLTTDLAATRASAT is encoded by the coding sequence ATGACCCCCAGCACATCCTTCAAGCGCAGCTTTTCTGTTTGCGTCTATTGTGGTTCACGCGATGGGGCCGATCCTGCCTATGCCCAAGCCGCAACCGAATGCGGCACGATGCTGGCACGCAATGGCTGGCGATTGGTCTACGGCGCGGGTGATGTCGGCTTAATGGGACGCGTGGCGCGCGCAGCGCAGGCGGCCGGCGGTGATACATTCGGAGTGATCCCACAGCATCTGCTGGACTGGGAAGTTGGGAAAACTGACCTCACCACGTTTATCGTCACCGAAACCATGCACGAGCGGAAAAAAGTCATGCTGATGAACGCCGATGCCGTAGTTGTCCTCCCCGGCGGCGCGGGGTCGATGGATGAGTTGTTCGAGGCTGTAACGTGGCGGCAGCTTGGCCTGCACGCAAAACCGATCTTTGTTTTGAACACAAACGGCTATTGGGACCCGCTTTTAGCCTTGATGGATCAGATCATCAACCAAGGGTTCGCCGATGCCAGCCTGCGCGATTTCCTGAACGTCGTCCCAGATGTGGACACTTTGACCACTGACCTTGCGGCGACGCGCGCCAGCGCAACCTGA